The following are encoded in a window of Elusimicrobiota bacterium genomic DNA:
- a CDS encoding NDP-sugar synthase: MKALILIGGLGTRLRPLTRTTPKPLLPIANRPFLEYQLNLIKRHGIKEVIFCVSYLSHVFEDYFGSGKKWGLKIEYVHEKKPLGTGGAIKNAQGLINEPVLIFNGDILTDINLTAMKTFHKQNKSLVTIALSRVKDPTIYGLVETDKKGKIEKFVEKPSWDEVTVNTINSGVYLFEPEVLDFIPKGLNFSVERGLFPDMLTKKYPLFGYIFKGYWLDIGSVEKYLQANYDLMLRNVDFPIKGKMINDNLWAEKHLKYGKYMELKGRLVCGNNNRIGEYTQIQGNVCLGNNVVLGKGVYISDSIILDDTIVKEGVRIEKSIIGKNCLIEANSVINEGSVLGDKTVITKYSKL, encoded by the coding sequence ATGAAAGCACTTATCTTAATCGGCGGTTTGGGAACAAGATTGAGGCCTTTAACCCGTACTACCCCTAAACCTCTTCTTCCTATCGCCAACCGGCCTTTTCTGGAATACCAGCTTAACTTGATTAAAAGACACGGGATAAAAGAAGTGATATTTTGTGTTTCTTACCTTTCTCATGTTTTTGAAGACTATTTCGGTTCCGGCAAAAAATGGGGCCTAAAAATAGAATATGTTCATGAAAAAAAACCGCTTGGTACCGGTGGAGCTATTAAGAATGCTCAGGGCCTAATAAATGAGCCCGTTTTAATTTTTAACGGTGATATACTGACTGATATTAATTTAACTGCAATGAAAACTTTTCATAAACAAAATAAATCTCTTGTTACAATAGCCCTTAGCCGTGTTAAGGATCCGACTATTTACGGCTTAGTAGAAACTGATAAAAAAGGCAAGATTGAAAAGTTTGTAGAAAAACCTTCTTGGGATGAAGTTACCGTTAATACTATAAATTCAGGCGTATATTTATTTGAACCGGAAGTTCTGGATTTTATCCCTAAGGGATTAAATTTTTCCGTAGAAAGAGGCTTATTCCCTGACATGCTGACTAAGAAATATCCGCTTTTCGGATATATTTTCAAAGGTTATTGGCTAGATATAGGAAGTGTTGAAAAATATCTTCAGGCTAATTATGATCTGATGCTGCGCAATGTTGATTTTCCGATTAAGGGAAAAATGATCAATGATAATTTATGGGCAGAAAAACATTTGAAGTACGGAAAATACATGGAGCTAAAAGGGCGTTTGGTTTGCGGGAATAATAATAGAATTGGAGAATATACTCAAATTCAAGGAAATGTTTGTTTGGGTAATAATGTTGTCTTGGGAAAAGGAGTATATATTTCGGATTCAATTATTCTTGATGATACTATTGTTAAAGAAGGTGTCCGTATAGAAAAATCAATTATTGGTAAAAATTGTTTAATAGAAGCTAACTCCGTTATAAATGAAGGCTCTGTTTTGGGCGATAAAACTGTTATAACGAAGTATTCAAAATTGTAA
- a CDS encoding sugar transferase yields MRYTRSQLIIVPFLLVIDILSVIISVYLAYKLRFFSVITDYFPVTKGFPEWIIYKNTLYLSIPLFIFIFFQNDFYRSYFPSLLDELVRIIKGVSVGIFFLVLATFFYREFTFSRITFVLFWFLLILAIFIVREIFKVAAVVSLRSFFGRENILIVGKNNAMIKAILKQHPNFRVYYAPIAGENNISKIKNIITKKNISQVVLLHYNWAEYTLMSFYDWCENLKIDLKFIPTIVQLCRGELKIDSSLGLPMFHLNAISFSGFNFYFKRVMDIIISSTVIIILSPLLIAVAAIIKIDSKGPVLYKHKRMGYRGREFDFYKFRTMVSDADKLLESFKGKSERKGPVFKMSKDPRITRFGKIIRRYSIDELPQLLNVLKGDMSLVGPRPQVLWEAAAYDDWAKRRLRVLPGITGLWQVSGRASLSYEEMIELDIFYIENWSPGLDLKILFKTLPAIIGQKGAY; encoded by the coding sequence ATGAGATATACCCGTTCGCAGCTTATCATTGTCCCTTTTCTTTTAGTGATAGATATTTTATCTGTTATTATTTCAGTTTATTTGGCATATAAACTGAGGTTTTTCTCAGTCATAACAGATTATTTTCCTGTAACTAAAGGATTTCCTGAATGGATAATATACAAAAATACTCTATATCTCTCTATTCCGCTTTTTATTTTTATTTTTTTTCAAAATGATTTTTATCGTTCTTACTTTCCGTCTTTATTAGATGAATTAGTTAGAATAATCAAGGGGGTATCTGTCGGAATATTTTTTCTGGTATTGGCAACATTTTTTTATAGAGAATTTACTTTTTCAAGGATTACTTTTGTATTGTTTTGGTTTTTATTAATTTTGGCAATTTTTATCGTTCGCGAAATATTTAAAGTAGCTGCTGTAGTTTCTCTTCGTTCTTTTTTCGGCAGAGAAAATATTCTTATCGTAGGAAAAAATAATGCAATGATTAAAGCCATTCTTAAACAGCATCCTAACTTCAGGGTATATTATGCGCCTATAGCAGGTGAAAATAATATTTCTAAGATAAAAAATATTATAACAAAAAAAAATATTAGCCAGGTAGTTCTTCTTCACTATAATTGGGCAGAATATACACTAATGTCATTTTATGATTGGTGCGAAAATCTTAAAATTGATCTTAAATTTATTCCTACTATTGTTCAGCTTTGCCGCGGAGAGCTAAAAATTGATTCTTCCTTAGGCCTTCCGATGTTTCATTTAAATGCAATTTCCTTCAGCGGATTTAATTTCTATTTCAAAAGAGTTATGGATATAATTATTTCATCGACAGTAATTATAATTTTAAGCCCGCTATTAATCGCCGTTGCTGCTATTATTAAAATTGATTCTAAGGGCCCGGTACTTTACAAACATAAAAGAATGGGGTATAGAGGCAGAGAGTTTGATTTTTATAAATTCCGGACTATGGTAAGCGATGCTGATAAACTTCTTGAGTCATTCAAAGGAAAGAGCGAGCGGAAAGGGCCGGTTTTTAAAATGTCTAAAGATCCGCGTATAACCAGATTCGGAAAAATCATTAGAAGATACAGTATTGATGAACTTCCTCAACTTTTAAATGTATTAAAGGGTGATATGAGCCTTGTCGGCCCGAGGCCTCAGGTGCTATGGGAAGCGGCGGCATATGATGATTGGGCAAAGAGGCGATTGAGAGTTTTACCGGGTATAACGGGGCTTTGGCAGGTTTCAGGGCGTGCCAGCCTAAGCTATGAGGAAATGATTGAGTTAGATATTTTCTATATTGAGAACTGGTCACCGGGACTTGATTTGAAAATTCTATTTAAAACATTGCCGGCGATTATTGGCCAAAAGGGCGCGTATTAA
- a CDS encoding NDP-sugar synthase — protein MKAFVMAAGAGTRLRPLTYEIPKPMVPVVNKPVLEHVLENLKKHGINEVILNLHYCPGTIKEHFQNGSLLGINIKYSFEKKLLGTAGGVKKMEDYFDSTFVVMSGDGLTDINLSKALKFHRMKKALGTMVLKAIDSKFEYGVTLTDNSGKIKKFIEKPKWSDVFANTVNTGIYIFEPEIFRYIPKNKLYDFGFQVWPDLLKKGKRIFGYVTEDYWTDVGNIKEYRRGVRDALEGKIRLNIPGKQIKPGVWIGEGTRIEKGAKLYAPCVIGSNCFIGKNAVIDRYTTVGDFSKIDKEAVIKNSILWENVKVAKNVRLENCVIGYKAEVSEDISVFEGTVLNID, from the coding sequence ATGAAAGCTTTTGTAATGGCTGCAGGCGCCGGAACAAGGTTAAGGCCTTTAACATATGAGATTCCGAAACCGATGGTTCCGGTAGTAAATAAGCCTGTTTTGGAACACGTATTAGAAAATCTGAAAAAACACGGCATAAATGAAGTAATTTTGAATCTCCATTATTGCCCCGGAACTATAAAGGAACATTTTCAAAACGGTTCTTTGCTTGGAATTAATATCAAATATTCTTTTGAAAAAAAACTTTTGGGCACTGCGGGCGGCGTAAAAAAAATGGAAGATTATTTTGATTCTACTTTTGTGGTCATGTCCGGAGACGGGCTGACAGATATAAATCTTTCTAAAGCTTTAAAATTCCACAGAATGAAAAAAGCGTTAGGTACCATGGTGCTTAAAGCAATTGATTCAAAATTTGAATATGGAGTAACTCTTACTGATAATTCCGGCAAAATAAAGAAGTTTATTGAAAAACCAAAATGGAGCGATGTCTTTGCAAATACCGTGAATACCGGCATCTATATTTTTGAACCTGAAATATTTAGATATATACCTAAAAATAAACTTTATGATTTTGGTTTTCAGGTTTGGCCCGATCTTTTAAAAAAGGGAAAACGTATATTCGGATATGTAACCGAAGATTATTGGACTGATGTGGGAAATATAAAAGAATACCGAAGAGGCGTTCGGGATGCCTTGGAAGGAAAAATAAGGCTTAACATTCCCGGAAAACAGATTAAACCGGGCGTGTGGATTGGTGAAGGGACGAGAATTGAGAAAGGAGCAAAATTATATGCTCCTTGCGTCATAGGGAGTAATTGTTTTATCGGCAAAAACGCGGTGATAGACAGATATACTACAGTCGGGGATTTTTCAAAAATAGATAAAGAAGCAGTAATCAAGAATTCTATTTTATGGGAAAATGTTAAAGTTGCAAAGAATGTTCGTTTAGAAAACTGTGTGATAGGTTATAAAGCAGAAGTTTCTGAAGATATTTCAGTTTTTGAAGGCACAGTACTAAATATTGACTAA
- a CDS encoding NAD-dependent epimerase/dehydratase family protein, producing the protein MKILVTGGAGFIGSHIVDGYIAAGYKVAVIDNLSSGKKENINPKAKFYKLDINSKEIEKIFFKEKFDLVNHHAAQIDVRKSVQDPMFDAEVNIVGALNIFESSRKSKVKKVIFASSGGTIYGECGRKTPDEKADANPLSPYGIAKYSIEFYLKYFLKTYGLNYTILRYGNVYGPRQDPHGEAGVVAIFSGRMLNNEKTVIFGNGNQMRDYVYVGDVARANIFALKKGNNEIINIGTGKASSVNELFKKIAFITDFRKKPVYKPARAGELYKSVLDIKKAKKILKWEPSVSLKSGLEKTVKYFENWK; encoded by the coding sequence TTGAAGATTTTAGTAACTGGCGGAGCGGGGTTCATCGGATCGCACATTGTTGACGGTTATATTGCAGCAGGATATAAAGTTGCAGTTATAGATAATCTTAGTTCCGGCAAAAAAGAGAACATTAATCCAAAAGCAAAATTTTATAAATTGGATATCAATTCCAAGGAAATTGAGAAAATATTTTTTAAAGAAAAATTTGATTTAGTAAATCATCATGCCGCTCAAATTGATGTAAGAAAATCTGTTCAGGATCCGATGTTTGATGCGGAAGTTAATATAGTCGGCGCTTTAAATATTTTTGAAAGTTCAAGAAAAAGCAAAGTGAAGAAAGTTATATTTGCTTCTTCCGGGGGCACTATCTATGGCGAGTGCGGAAGGAAAACCCCGGACGAAAAAGCTGATGCAAACCCTCTTTCACCCTACGGGATAGCAAAATATTCCATTGAATTTTATTTGAAGTATTTCTTGAAAACTTATGGTTTAAACTATACGATATTAAGATACGGAAATGTTTACGGGCCAAGACAGGATCCTCACGGCGAGGCAGGCGTTGTTGCCATATTTTCGGGAAGAATGTTAAATAATGAAAAAACTGTTATATTTGGAAATGGGAATCAAATGAGGGATTATGTTTATGTGGGCGATGTGGCCAGAGCCAATATTTTTGCCCTAAAAAAAGGAAATAACGAAATAATTAATATCGGAACCGGCAAAGCCAGTTCTGTTAATGAACTTTTCAAAAAAATAGCGTTTATAACGGATTTCAGGAAAAAACCCGTTTATAAACCTGCGCGGGCTGGTGAGTTGTATAAAAGTGTCTTAGACATAAAAAAGGCCAAGAAAATCCTAAAATGGGAACCCAGCGTTTCTTTGAAATCCGGCCTTGAAAAAACTGTAAAATATTTTGAGAATTGGAAATAG
- the metK gene encoding methionine adenosyltransferase: MKKSLFQGKDFVFTSESVTEGHPDKVCDQISDGVLDEVLRQDPLGRVACETFITMGLVIVGGEITTKALFDVHKLTRDIVKDIGYNHPKYGFDHETCAILNAIHTQSPDIAQGVNTGGAGDQGLMIGYACKETPELMPLPIMLAHKLTLRLAEVRKKNILKYLGPDGKSQVTVEYKDWKPYRVDTVVVSSQHTEEILDKTGHKITEKSRKEIIDAVIMPVVGKWVDKKTKYFINPTGKFVIGGPQCDTGMTGRKIIVDTYGGMAAHGGGAFSGKDPTKVDRSACYMARHIAKNIVGAGLAEKCTVQLAYAIGVADPVSVMIDTHHTGKISGQLLEPIIRKLFPLTPRGMIEYLKLRRPIYKATASYGHFGRNGETFTWEKLNKVNDLRKATGM; the protein is encoded by the coding sequence GTGAAAAAATCATTGTTTCAAGGGAAAGACTTTGTTTTCACGTCAGAATCAGTAACAGAAGGGCATCCGGATAAGGTGTGCGATCAAATTTCAGACGGTGTTTTGGATGAAGTATTAAGGCAGGACCCGTTAGGCAGAGTAGCTTGTGAAACATTCATAACTATGGGTTTGGTTATTGTTGGAGGTGAAATTACTACTAAAGCTTTGTTTGATGTGCACAAGCTTACAAGAGACATAGTGAAAGATATCGGATACAATCATCCGAAATATGGCTTTGATCATGAAACTTGCGCAATACTAAATGCAATTCATACTCAATCGCCGGATATTGCTCAGGGGGTTAATACCGGCGGAGCAGGTGATCAAGGTTTAATGATCGGCTATGCCTGCAAAGAAACTCCGGAATTAATGCCTTTGCCGATAATGCTTGCGCATAAACTAACTTTAAGGTTGGCGGAGGTCAGAAAGAAAAACATATTAAAATATCTTGGGCCTGACGGCAAATCTCAGGTTACAGTTGAATATAAGGATTGGAAACCATACAGGGTAGATACGGTTGTCGTATCATCCCAGCATACAGAAGAGATTTTGGACAAGACCGGCCATAAGATAACCGAAAAATCCAGGAAGGAAATTATTGACGCAGTTATCATGCCTGTTGTTGGAAAATGGGTAGATAAGAAAACAAAATATTTCATTAATCCTACAGGGAAATTTGTTATCGGCGGGCCTCAGTGCGATACCGGAATGACAGGCAGAAAAATTATTGTTGATACTTACGGCGGAATGGCAGCACATGGAGGCGGAGCGTTTTCCGGAAAAGATCCCACGAAAGTAGACAGAAGCGCATGCTATATGGCAAGACATATCGCAAAAAATATAGTGGGGGCGGGTTTGGCAGAAAAATGTACGGTACAACTTGCTTACGCTATCGGTGTAGCAGATCCTGTTTCAGTTATGATAGACACTCATCATACAGGAAAAATATCAGGGCAATTGTTGGAGCCTATAATCAGAAAATTATTTCCTTTAACGCCCAGAGGAATGATAGAATATCTCAAACTCAGAAGGCCTATATACAAAGCGACAGCATCTTACGGCCATTTTGGAAGAAACGGCGAAACCTTTACTTGGGAAAAACTAAATAAGGTTAATGATCTGCGTAAAGCAACCGGAATGTAA
- the ahcY gene encoding adenosylhomocysteinase produces the protein MKYDVKDIKLADHGKKRIEWAEREMPVLRQIRQRFEKEKPLKGVTMSCCLHVTTETANLAIAMKAGGANINLCASNPLSTQDDTAAALVKHYGISTYAIKGEDNKTYYRHINAVLDAKPSITMDDGADLVSVIHSKRRDLLKNIIGGTEETTTGVIRLRAMEKDKVLAYPIVAVNDALTKHFFDNRYGTGQSTLDGIIRATNVLLCGKNFVVLGYGWCGRGVAMRAKGMGSNVIVTEVDPLKAIEATMDGFQVMTMAKASPIGDIFVTLTGDLNVIDTHHFKLMKDGAIVCNSGHFNDEINIPGLKKISKSTREAKLFVEEFVLRNGKKIYLLAEGRLINLAAAEGHPASVMDMSFANQSLSAEYIVKNAHRLQKKVYSVPENIDKEIARIKLKTMGITIDTLTPEQVKYLASWQSGT, from the coding sequence ATGAAATACGATGTAAAAGACATTAAACTGGCAGATCACGGAAAAAAACGAATTGAATGGGCCGAACGGGAAATGCCCGTATTGCGGCAGATCCGCCAAAGGTTTGAAAAAGAAAAACCGTTAAAAGGCGTAACGATGTCATGCTGTCTGCATGTTACTACTGAAACTGCAAACCTTGCGATAGCGATGAAAGCCGGCGGAGCAAATATTAATCTGTGCGCATCTAATCCGCTTTCTACTCAGGATGATACAGCGGCAGCGTTAGTAAAACATTACGGTATATCAACTTATGCTATAAAAGGGGAAGATAACAAGACTTATTATAGACATATCAATGCGGTGCTGGATGCCAAACCAAGTATTACAATGGACGATGGCGCCGACCTGGTTTCAGTGATTCATTCTAAACGGAGAGACCTGCTTAAGAATATTATCGGAGGCACCGAAGAAACAACAACCGGTGTTATTCGTCTAAGGGCAATGGAAAAAGATAAAGTTTTAGCTTATCCTATCGTGGCGGTAAATGATGCGCTGACAAAGCACTTTTTTGATAATAGATACGGTACCGGCCAGTCTACATTGGACGGTATTATCAGAGCAACTAATGTTCTTTTATGCGGAAAGAATTTTGTTGTTCTAGGTTACGGCTGGTGCGGAAGAGGCGTTGCGATGAGAGCCAAAGGAATGGGCTCTAACGTAATCGTTACGGAGGTGGATCCTTTAAAGGCGATAGAAGCAACTATGGACGGATTTCAGGTAATGACCATGGCGAAAGCTTCACCGATAGGGGATATTTTTGTAACATTAACAGGGGACCTCAATGTAATTGATACGCATCATTTCAAACTTATGAAAGACGGAGCAATTGTATGTAATTCCGGGCATTTTAATGATGAAATCAATATCCCGGGTTTAAAGAAGATAAGTAAATCAACGCGCGAAGCAAAACTGTTTGTTGAAGAATTTGTTCTGCGAAACGGGAAAAAAATATATCTATTGGCCGAAGGTAGGTTAATAAATCTTGCCGCGGCGGAAGGGCATCCAGCCAGTGTTATGGACATGTCATTCGCAAATCAGTCATTGTCCGCAGAATACATAGTAAAAAATGCTCACAGACTTCAGAAAAAAGTTTATTCCGTACCTGAAAATATTGACAAAGAAATAGCAAGGATAAAACTTAAAACTATGGGGATAACTATAGACACGCTGACTCCTGAACAGGTAAAATATCTTGCTTCATGGCAGTCAGGAACTTAA